Sequence from the Ochrobactrum sp. Marseille-Q0166 genome:
ATCTCGAGCGCATTCTTAAAGAAAGCGATGTTGTTCCGGTTATCAACCAGATCGAACTGCATCCGCAGTTCCAGCAGGATGAGCTGCGCCTCTTCCACAGCAAACATAACATCGCGACCGAAGCATGGAGCCCGCTTGGTCAAGGCACGATTCTTGAAAACCCTACGCTCAAAACCATTGCGGAAAGGCACGGGAAGTCAGTCGCACAGATCATCCTGCGCTGGCATATCGAAACCGGCAACGTCGTCATTCCAAAATCTGTTACGCCAGCACGTATCAAGGAAAATTTCGAAGTCTTCGATTTCAGCCTCAATGGCACTGACCACGATGCAATTACCAAACTGGACAAGACGGATGGTCGTATCGGACCAAATCCTGCGACATTTTCGGTGGTTTAGTAAAAATGAAGCCCGGAGGAAACTCCGGGCTTTCTTTATCGCAGCAGCTTCAAACTGCCCGTTAGCGAGCGCACCCATTTCGTTGGGCCAGCGATTCCCACCCCGTCAATTACTTCATTCAACAGTTCCTTTTCAGGAAAAAGGGCTTCATACTCGGTGTAAACATGCAGCGAGCGCGCAAAGGCAGGGAAGGCCACAACTGCGCGACGTTCCTCAAAGCCTGCTGCTTTTAATGCAATTGCTCGAATAGTTTCCCCGTCAGCCTGCAGGATCGGCACCGGACGGTCAGAGCTGATATCAATCGCAACACCTGTCTTGTCGACCAGCTGTCGTGCGGCAATGAATGGCAACTTTGCACCCAGCCCAATCGAAATCGCGCCAACCGTATTGGAAATCAGCCCCAGCGGCATTTCTGGATTAACAATAATGGCGAGGCGAAGATCTTCTTGCATGACGGCTCCTGAAACAGAAATTTCTCACCGAGAAATACACCGCTTTATGGGGGTAATCCTGCCTATCTATCCCTTCCTGAAAATATTTTTGGTAGATATTACCCAGAATGATCGATTCTGAGGTAAATTCATATGAACATGCTTGATCCATCCGACATCAGGATTCTCGAAGCTTTGCAAGGTGACGGCCGGCTTACAAATCAGGCGCTTGCGGAGCAGGTTGGTATGTCCACTTCTCCAAGCTGGCGTAAAGTTCGCAAACTGGAAGAAGATGGCGTAATACAGGGCTACCGCGCTACGCTTGATCGCAGGGCAATCGGCCTTGGCGTTCTGGCCTTTGTCCGCATCAAGATCGATAGTCACAACGAAGCGGAAGCGGAACAGTTTGCAGCTGAACTGATGAGCCTTGATGAAGTCATCACCTGCTACAGCATTGCAGGGGACGCCGATTTTCTGCTGCAAGTCGTATCGCGTGATCTCGATACCTATGCCGATTTTGCCATGTCCACGCTGCGCCGCCTGCCCCGCATCAAGGAAATGCAGACAACTTTCGTGCTCAAAGAAACGAAAAGCTTCAAGGGCTTTCCGCTCAAATATGCACGTTCAATGAAGTCCGGAGCCTGAAAGCACAACGGGCTTTGGCCCGCCATAAGCCCAGTCCAGCAACTCAATTGTGTGCACTATTGGCAGTTTGCTGCCTGTTGCGATCTGCGTCATGCAACCAATATTGCCCGTCGCAATCAGATCGGCACCAGTCGCCTCAATATTTCTGACCTTGCGATCTCGAAGTTTTGTCGCGATTTCAGGCTGCATGATATTGTAGGTACCCGCCGAACCGCAGCAAAGATGCCCTTCCAATGGCTCTTTCACAGTGAACCCGGCTTTGGAAAGCAGGTCTTTGGGTTGACGCAAAATCTTCTGGGCGTGTTGCATGGAGCAGGCCGAATGATAGGCAACAGTAAGCATCTTCGGCTTGTCGGGTTGCGGCAGTGTGATGGTCGTCAGATATTCGGTAATATCCTTGGCGAGCGATGAAACAAGTGCTGCTTTATCCTTATAGGCCGGGTCGAGCCGCAGCATATAACCATAATCCTTGATCGTCGTTCCACAGCCGGAAGCTGTCACGATAATCGCATCAAGGCCACCCGCTTCAATCTCCCGCGTCCAGACGTCAACATTGTGCCGTGCCTGATCGAGCGCCTGCTCCTCGCGTCCCATATGGTGAACCAGTGAACCACAGCAGCCTTCATCCTTCGGCGCCACCACTTCAATGCCAAACCGATTGAGCAATCTCAGTGTCGCTGCATTGATGCCGGGATTGAGCACGGGTTGCGCACAGCCATTCAGGATCGCAACACGTCCGCGCTTTTCACCCTTGGCTACATTGATTTTTAGAGGATCAGCTTTGGCGGGAAGGTTTTGCGGGGCGAGTTCCAGCATGGCTGCAACGGGCTTTAAATGATCGTATTTTCGCATCAGTGGCGCAAAGGGTCGCCCGAGTTTGGCGAGCTTGAGTGCCATCCGAAACCGGCCCGGATAGGGCAGAACCTGCGCCAGCACCCCGCGCAGAAAGCGGTTCATGAATGGCCGCTTATAGGTCTTTTCGATATGCGCACGCGCATGATCGACCAGATGCATATAATTGACGCCCGACGGACAGGTGCTCATGCAGGAAAGGCACGATAGGCACCGATCAACGTGGCGCACGACTTCTTCATCCGCCGGACGTCCGTTTTCGAGCATATCCTTGATAAGATAAATACGTCCGCGCGGGCTATCGAGTTCATTGCCAAGCGTCACATAGGTCGGGCATGTCGCTGTGCAGAAACCGCAATGCACGCATTTACGCAGGATTTTATCCGCTTCGCTCACACCCGGATCGAGCAATTGTTCGGGGCTGAAATGGGTCTGCATGGCTCACACTCCCGCCTGCTCAGGATACATACGTCCCGGATTGAGAATGTTTTCCGGATCAAACTGATGTTTCAGCCTCTGTGAAAGTGCTGCAAGCGCTGCCGGTTGCGGCTCAAATACGTGCGTGTTGGCCCGCACAAATTCCGGTGCGCGTATTAGCGTTGCATGGCCGCCACCATATTTGGCGATCAGCTTGCGCAGTATCCCGGCTTCCGGCTCTGCTTCCATCCGCATCCAGATCAAACCACCTTGCCAATCATAATAGGCATCGACGCCTGCATGACGGCGCAACTCGTCAATCATACGCCAGCCCTGCATCGGTGCCATTGAAACACGCCAGACCACGCGCGTATCGCCAGCCAACGCATAGGGCAGCACATCGCGAACTTCTGTCCAGAGCTGTGTCGATTGCGGCTCATCAATCACGTCTATTATCCCTGCCCGGCCAAGTAGAGTCTGTAATTGCCTGCTCCGATGCGCGACAGACGGCGCAAAACCTTCCAGTCTTAAAATGGTTGCGGCTTCCCAGCCGAGCTTTCCGTCGAGAAAGCGATTGGCGACGGTGGGCGGCAAATGGGCACTCGATGCCACTTCCTCGCGCGATCCCATCGCCATAGCCATAACGCGAGCAGCCTGTTCGTCGTCCAGCCCACGAACAGCAAGCGTCACAGAAGTCTCGGGCTTCGGCAGAACCTTAAACGTAACTTCCGTTGCAACGCCCAGCGTACCCCAGGAATTGGCCATGCCCTTGGAAAGATCGTAGCCAGTGACATTTTTGACGACACGCCCACCAGATTTGAACAATTCACCGCGGCCTGAAACCACGCGAACGCCCAGGATATGATCGCGCGCAGCGCCCGCCTTTAACCGACGCGGCCCCGAAAGATTGGCAGCCAACACACCGCCTATTGTCCCCTGCCCTGCTTTGCCACCGAGCAGCGGACCATAATCCATTGGTTCAAAATGAAAGCACTGATTGCTTGCCGCCAGCAGTTTTTCGATCTCGGCGAGAGATGTGCCAGCCTTTGCTGAAAGAACCAGCTCATCCGGCTCATAGAGCGTTATGCCTGAAAGCTGCGACACATCCAGCACATGCCCTGCCTGAACAGGGCGACCTATCCCACGCTTTGAGCCATTGCCGATAATCTCCAGCGGTGTGGATGTGCTAAGAGCCCACTGGACCGCTTCAACGACACCCGCTTCATCGCGTGGTTTTAGAGTATTTACATCAGTCATCATCACAACCACAGATCAGAAACGCGGAAGGTCGGGAAAGGCCAGCTCGCCGCGATGCACATGCATACGGCCCAGCTCGGCGCAGCGACGCAGTTGCGGAAAGACCTTGCCGGGGTTGAGCAGGTGCTTGGCGTCAAATGCACATTTGACACGCATCTGCTGGTCGAGATCGATTTCGTTGAACATTTCCGGCATGAGATCGCGCTTTTCGATACCCACGCCATGCTCACCCGTCAGCACGCCGCCAACCTTCACGCAAAGACGTAAGATATCGGCCCCGAAATTTTCCGCAGCCTCCAGCTCTCCGGGAATATTTGCATCATAGAGAATGAGCGGATGCAGATTGCCATCACCCGCATGAAACACATTGGCGACCCGAAGTCCGTATTTTTCGGACAGCTCGCGCATCCCAGACAAAACACGCGGCAGTTCTTTGCGTGGAATTGTGCCATCCATGCAGAGATAATCCGGCGAAATGCGCCCCACTGCCGGGAAAGCCGCTTTACGGCCCGCCCAGAAAGCCAGTCGCTGTTCTTCCGATTGCGACAGGATACAGGTGGTTGAGCCATTTTTGAGCGCAATGCTCTCGACCGCTCCTATCAAATGGTCAACTTCGATCGGCGGTCCATCGAGTTCGACGATCAGCAGCGCCTCGACATCAAGCGGATAGCCGACACGAACAAAATCTTCAGCGGCGCGAATGGCAGGCCGGTCCATCATTTCCATACCACCCGGAATGATCCCCGCGCCGATAATATCCGCCACGCATTGCCCCGCCTGCTCACTCGACGGAAAGCCAACCATGACTGCACGCGCGGTTTCAGGCTTCTGCAGGATACGAACGGTGATTTCCGTCACCACGCCAAGCAGACCTTCCGAGCCGGTCATCAGCCCTAAAAGATCATAGCCTTCGCTATCGAGATGCTTGCCGCCAAGGCGCAAGACTTCGCCAGTTATCAGCACCATTTCGATGCCAAGCACATTGTTGGCGGTGAGACCATATTTCAGACAATGCACGCCACCTGCATTCTCCGCAACATTACCGCCGATTGAGCAGGCAATCTGCGAGGATGGATCGGGCGCATAGTAAAACCCCTCATGCTCGACAGCTTTTGTGATGCCAAGATTGGTCACACCCGGCTGCACGACTGCCACGCGATTAGGATAATCGATTTCGAGAATGCGATTGAAACGCGACATGCCAAGGAGGACTGCATCGGCCAGCGGCATAGAACCACCGGATAGCGACGTGCCAGCACCGCGCGGCACCACGCGAATGCCATTATCGTGACAATAGCGCAAAACTTTTGAGACTTGCTCGACCGTTTCTGGAAGGACAACGACCAGCGGCAGAGAACGATGCGCCGTTAGCCCATCGCTTTCAAACACGCGCATTGCATTAACAGTATCGACAATCCCCTCACCCGGTACGATATTGCGCAAGTCTGCAACGATGCCAGCACGTCGTTGCAATACGGCCGCATCCGGCTCCGGCATGACCAATCCGCTCATATGTTCCTCCGCCTCCCAGCGACTTCACATGATTGGTAAACTAATTTTACCAATCATGACTATGGCGAAACAGTTTTGACACTGCGGCATAATCGCCTTGCGATCTCAGCAAAGCCTCGGCTAGATGAGCAAGTACATATATCTGCCGGGGAGCATTTGAAACTATCATGATGAGCAGTCTGGCCGATATGGAGATTTTTGCACGCGTTGTCGCAACCGGCAGCATGTCTGCAGCAGCGCGCGATCTTGGCCTGTCACCCGCCGTGGTTTCCAAGCGGCTCGGGCGTCTTGAAGAGCGGCTTGGCACGCGACTGCTTCAGCGCACAACGCGCCAGATTGCTTTAACGGAAGCCGGACAAGGCTACCATGAGCGCGTGCTGGCTATTTTGTCGAACATTGAAGAGGCGGAAGCCTTCGTGGCCCGGCGTTCGGCAGATGCACGCGGGACTTTGAAAATCTCCGCCCCCACCACTTTCGGACGCATGCACATCGCGCCTTATCTGGTGCCATTCATGCGCGCCAATTCCGACCTGACTGTCAATATGCAGCTCTCGGACGAGATGGTCGATATTGTTGGTGACGGCTATGATCTTGCCATTCGCATTGGCGAACTGTCCGACTCTACACTTGTGGCCCGCCGTCTCGCACCTGTGCGCAGAATTCTCGCGGCATCCCCGCATTATATTGCAGAACGCGGAACACCGCAGACGATCGAGGATCTTGCCGATCATATCTGCCTTGCACCGCACAACAACGATCCATGGCGGCTTGAAGGCCCTAAAGGACCAATAACAATCCGTCCCGTCGGTCCGCTTCAGACCAATTCAAGCGAAGTGGTGCGCGAGGCGGTGCTGGCTGGTCTTGGAATTGCGCAGCGCTCGACGTGGGACATTGGACCGGAACTGGCAGAAGGCAGGCTGGTGCAGGTTCTACCGGAATATGCCGCATCGCGAAATGTCGCCATTCACGCGGTTTACCCCTCCAAGCAGTTCCTGCCTGCCAAAGTGCGTCTCTTCATAGACTATCTCGCAGATCTTTATGGACCGGTACCCTATTGGGAAAGTAGCAGTACTCCGCACGATATATCTAAATAATAGACGAAGCGGCTATGATTACGTAATAAGACGCCCGTTGCGTGATCGCGACAGCGTTTGCCGTTCGCCGGACAATATTAAGTCCAGACAATATCAAGGAATGACAATGAACACAGTACCCCGCCTGATTTTCGCACTCGTCGTGGCCGTTATCGTCGGTTGCGGTTTCATGTATTATGATAAATCGCGCGGCGCTGAATGGGTTGTTTCCCCACAGCAGATCGAACAAGCAAAGTCCGAAGGAAAAGCTGGTTTTGAAAGTCGCCCCGGCACCGTAGCGGTCCGTCCTATCCGTAGCGAAACTGCAGATGTGCTGCCCTTCAAATGGGCGATATATGGCCTAGTTGCCGGTATTGTTGTTTTCGTTTCGGGCCGCAAGCGCAAAAAGGCCTGACAACAGACCCCAACTCTTTACAAACCCCGGAAGCGATGTTTCCGGGGTTTTTATTTATGAACTGAAGATGCCATTGCCCGCTTGGCGGCTTAGGGATAGTTTGCAGCCATGATGGAGGCAGCAGACGGCATGGCCGAGACAGTTTTTTCCCGCATTCATGCAAGCCGCACTGCGGATGATGTTGTGCATCAGATCGAGAGTCTGATTCTCGAAGGTGTTCTGCGTGGCGGCGACCGTCTCCCGGGCGAGCGCGAGCTCGCACGACAGCTCGATATCTCCCGCCCTATTCTGCGCGATGCGCTCAAGCGGCTCGAAAATGCTGGTCTTCTCACCTCCCGCCACGGCGGCGGAACCTTTGTTGCCGATGTTATTGGTCAGGTATTCAGCGCCCCTGTTGTGAAGCTTTTTGCAGAGCATCGAAAGGCAACGACCGACTATCTCGAATATCGCCGTGAAATTGAAAGCGTGGCCGCCGAATATGCGGCTCTTCGCGCCACATCAGCCGATAAAGCTCTTTTGGCGGAAATCATGACCGCAATGGAAGACGCCAATAGCGCCTGTGATCTGGTTAAGGGAGCCCAACTCGATGTCGAGTTTCACAATGCAATTGGTGAAGCTGCCCACAATATCGTGTTGCTGCACACTTTGCGTTCCTGTTATCAGCTGCTGAAGGATGGCGTTTTCTACAATCGTAGCCTTATTTACAGCTATCCCGGTGTTGCTGACATGCTGCTTTCACAGCATCGTTCCATTTACGACGCCGTTATTGCTGGTAACCCGCAAGCAGCACGTGAAGCCGTGCAGAAGCATATCCGCTTTGTCGAACAGGCAACCAACGACCGTGAGCTTAACGATGAGCGCGAGCGCGTATCGCAATTGCGCTACCGCCAGCGAGCAGGAAAAGACGCGAAAGAAAGCTACGAGTTATGAAGACTGCGACGTTTAAAGAAGCGAAAGGACCGGACGGCATCCGGCTCTATGCTATGGGTGATGTGCATGGCCGCCTTGATCTCTTGCAGGACATGCATGGTCTCATCCATGCAGATATTGATCGAAATCCAACGCATGACTGGCGCATCATTCACCTTGGTGATTACATCGACAGAGGCCCGGATTCTAAAGCTGTGCTGGATTTTTTGATCCATGCGTCGGCACATGATCCGCGCATTATCTCGCTCATCGGCAATCATGACGACGGCTTTGTGCGCTATCTGACGACCGGGGATACGAACGGCATTTTTGCACTTCATGGCGGCAGCGATACCGCCCGGTCATATGGAGTGGAGGTCGATTACACTGATGGAGCATCAGCGGCAGCAGGATACAAACAGCTCGTCGACAAAGTTCCGCAAGCGCATATCGACTATATACGCTCGATGCCGTCTTCAGTGACCTTTGGAGATTTCTTCTTCTGCCATGCAGGTGTAAACCCGGCAGTTTCTCTCGACGAGCAAGATCGGGACGATCTTATGTGGATCAGGACACTGTTTTTAAAATGGACCGATCCGCTGGAGAAGGTCATCATCCACGGACATACGCCGCAGGGTGCTATCGATGTTCAAACCAACAGGGTTAACCTCGATACTTATGCCTGGAAAAGCGGAAAACTGTCAGCCATCGTGATCGATGGTCTGGAAAAGCGTTTTCTGGAAGCGACTGGTCCAGCCGCTAATCCTGTTATTTAACGTGCGCTGGAAATGCCGTAGCCGTCGGTGGAGGTCATGCTGTTGCCGGCATCGACGGTGAAAATGCCAACTGCCATAAACACAATCGCAGAAATCATCAGGACGGTGAGGAGTGCGGCATGCTTAGCGGTCATGGTCGAAAACTCTTTCGAGGTTACCAGGAGAAACGATGAACCGAGCTTTCCTAATAGCCAAGGCTTGCACCTTGTCTGATCACTGACCGCACGGAAGTTGGCCTCAGTTACACTCGAAAAAAGTTACCCGCAACTGAACGAACAAACGACAATTGTCGCTTTCTGAGGGAAAAAACTAATTCGTTTCGCCCTGTGGCAAAGTCGCAACGCATTATAAGGTCTGGTCTGTTGTTTGCAGGCAACTTTTTAGCTGTTTCTCTTAGATGAGATCAACCCAGGCACGCGCAAGCGCAGCCCCGGCCTTGTCTGCGGCAATCCCCGATTGCCGGAGATTAACAGGGAGTTCTGCCGCCCAATTGGAATCATACCTGGCAATCGTATCACTGAGCGTTTCACTCCAATTGACGACCAGCTTGGTATCCGCTTCAAAATGAAACTGCGTTCCGTAAACGGCACGCCCGATGCGGTAGGCCTGATGAACAGTCATGTCGCTGATTGCCATATGAATGGCACCCTCCGGCAAGGAGAATGTATCCCGGTGCCAGTGAAAAATTGGGAAAGCTGAACCTGCCGCAGACAGGACAGGATCGCTCTCTCCCTGCTCCGTTAACCGCACTTCGTGCCAGCCAAATTCCATCGGACGGTCGAGAATATTCTCACCACCATAGGCGCGTGCGACGAGCTGACTGCCAAGACATATACCAAGCACAGCCTTGTCTTGATCGCCAAAGGCCCGAATAAGATTGAGCAAACCTGGGAAATAGGGGTAGTCGCCATCGGCAAGTGCGTTCTGCTCGCCACCCAATACGATCAGGGCCTCATGCTCACTGTCATCCGTGGGAAGTGTATCGCCATTATAGGCATGCCTCACATCGATTGTATGCCCAGCTTCAAGCAGGATCGGCTCAATCTGCCCCAGACCTGAATCGGGATAATTCTGAACGACCAACACACTCATTGTTCAAGCCCCAAGTTTTACATCGAAAGGGCTAGCATGAAAAAAGCCCGGACAACAGCCGGGCTTTCATGGGTTTCAGTTTATTGCGTCTATCAATTGATGACTGACACGCTGACGGTGCGGCCTGCCACCAGATGCACCCCCTGAGGCACATCTTCAAGCTTCACACGTACCGGAACGCGCTGCGCCAGACGCACCCAGTTAAATGTCGGCGAAACATTCGCCAAAAGGTTCGTTGAATCGCTGCGTTCGCGATCTTCAATACCGCCAGCGATACCCTCAACCTGTCCCTTAAGCTTTAGCTTGCTGCCCATCACGTCAATCACAACCGGATCGCCGATGTTGATACGCTCGAGCTTGTTTTCCTCAAAATAGCCCGAGACATAGAACGAGTCTGTATCAACCAGCGCCGTTACCGGGGAACCTGCTGTCACATAATCGCCGGGCTGGAGCGAGAAATTGGTGATGACACCATTTACGGGCGCTTTGACAGAGGAACGTTCCAGATTGAGCGATGCGAGATCACGGTCGAGTTCAGCCTGACGATAGGTGGCCTCCGCTTGCATTGTCGTGGTTTCGATCTGCTCCATCTTCTGCTGCGTGATGGTGTTATCATTCAGCTTGCGATAGCGGGTAAGATCGCGATTGGCCATATCAAGAGCAGCCTTGCTGCTGGCAAGCTTTGCTTCTGCCTGTTGCAAAGCAAGCTTGTAGCGCGCCTGATCGATGCGAAAAATCACATCCCCCTGTTTGATGTTCTGATTGTCGCGCACCAGAACCTCGCTCACCAAACCCGAAACGTCTGGAGCAAGACGCACAACGTCGGCGCGGATTTTGCCGTCGCGTGTCCACGGCGCGTTCATGTAATAATCCCAGAGATGCCAGCCGAGAAGCCCTGCCATTGTGACCATGACGAGGGTTAGGAAGACCCGGCCAGAATGTGCAAAAAGTTTCTTCATAGTGGTATTCCATTTAAGATGACGGCGCTTGCGCCGAGAATGCAGAAGTACATGGCAGCGTCAAAAAGAGGCCTGTGCCACACAAAACGATAAAACCGGGCGCGTGCGAGCAATCTCTGCATCAGCGAATTTGCGAAATAAGCGCCCAGTGCCAGAACTGCGAGGCTCGGCAGATAGATTCCATAGATGTCGAATTCCGGTCTCATGACTCTAAAATTTCCATTCTCTGAACGTGTTTCAGGCGGCCTGCGGCAGTTCCAGTCGCGGCTGTGGTGGCAACTGGAAAGGCGGCGCCTTCGGAAAGAGGTTAAATCGCAGGGCGACCAGCGCCAGACGCGGTCTTTTAGCGATTGCAGGCGATCCCTGATCGATGATAATGGCGATAGCGTCATCGATAGCCGAAAGTAGCTGCTCGTCTATATCGGTACGCGTTTCAGCTTTCCTGTTGTGCAGAAGCGCACGATAGTGAGCACCAATTCCGTCGAGCACCCTATCGACCGCGTCCCGGCAATCTTCAGGCAGCTTCGCCCGATATTGCTGAAGATCGATCGTATTCATGCCGTTACGCAGATCACGCAGCAGATCGACCTTGGCGATATCAGCTGACGGGATCAGCGCCAATCGTGGTGTCATCATGCCGATACGATCAATCATTCTAAGCAACAAGCGGTTCATCCGCTGACGACGATGACGGCCCGGCTTGCGTTCGGTTGCAAGAGCAAGATCATTCCAGCCTGCCTTAACCAGACGCTGCACCGTCCATTCAGCACCCACCGAACGAACAATCGACGTTACGACAGCTGCAATAACAATACCAACGACAGTCGCCAGATTAGCATTGGCAAAGCTGACGAAATCATGTGTGAGACGGCCTTG
This genomic interval carries:
- a CDS encoding DUF2000 domain-containing protein — encoded protein: MQEDLRLAIIVNPEMPLGLISNTVGAISIGLGAKLPFIAARQLVDKTGVAIDISSDRPVPILQADGETIRAIALKAAGFEERRAVVAFPAFARSLHVYTEYEALFPEKELLNEVIDGVGIAGPTKWVRSLTGSLKLLR
- a CDS encoding Lrp/AsnC family transcriptional regulator, with product MNMLDPSDIRILEALQGDGRLTNQALAEQVGMSTSPSWRKVRKLEEDGVIQGYRATLDRRAIGLGVLAFVRIKIDSHNEAEAEQFAAELMSLDEVITCYSIAGDADFLLQVVSRDLDTYADFAMSTLRRLPRIKEMQTTFVLKETKSFKGFPLKYARSMKSGA
- the glcF gene encoding glycolate oxidase subunit GlcF; protein product: MQTHFSPEQLLDPGVSEADKILRKCVHCGFCTATCPTYVTLGNELDSPRGRIYLIKDMLENGRPADEEVVRHVDRCLSCLSCMSTCPSGVNYMHLVDHARAHIEKTYKRPFMNRFLRGVLAQVLPYPGRFRMALKLAKLGRPFAPLMRKYDHLKPVAAMLELAPQNLPAKADPLKINVAKGEKRGRVAILNGCAQPVLNPGINAATLRLLNRFGIEVVAPKDEGCCGSLVHHMGREEQALDQARHNVDVWTREIEAGGLDAIIVTASGCGTTIKDYGYMLRLDPAYKDKAALVSSLAKDITEYLTTITLPQPDKPKMLTVAYHSACSMQHAQKILRQPKDLLSKAGFTVKEPLEGHLCCGSAGTYNIMQPEIATKLRDRKVRNIEATGADLIATGNIGCMTQIATGSKLPIVHTIELLDWAYGGPKPVVLSGSGLH
- the glcE gene encoding glycolate oxidase subunit GlcE, with the translated sequence MTDVNTLKPRDEAGVVEAVQWALSTSTPLEIIGNGSKRGIGRPVQAGHVLDVSQLSGITLYEPDELVLSAKAGTSLAEIEKLLAASNQCFHFEPMDYGPLLGGKAGQGTIGGVLAANLSGPRRLKAGAARDHILGVRVVSGRGELFKSGGRVVKNVTGYDLSKGMANSWGTLGVATEVTFKVLPKPETSVTLAVRGLDDEQAARVMAMAMGSREEVASSAHLPPTVANRFLDGKLGWEAATILRLEGFAPSVAHRSRQLQTLLGRAGIIDVIDEPQSTQLWTEVRDVLPYALAGDTRVVWRVSMAPMQGWRMIDELRRHAGVDAYYDWQGGLIWMRMEAEPEAGILRKLIAKYGGGHATLIRAPEFVRANTHVFEPQPAALAALSQRLKHQFDPENILNPGRMYPEQAGV
- a CDS encoding FAD-linked oxidase C-terminal domain-containing protein; this encodes MSGLVMPEPDAAVLQRRAGIVADLRNIVPGEGIVDTVNAMRVFESDGLTAHRSLPLVVVLPETVEQVSKVLRYCHDNGIRVVPRGAGTSLSGGSMPLADAVLLGMSRFNRILEIDYPNRVAVVQPGVTNLGITKAVEHEGFYYAPDPSSQIACSIGGNVAENAGGVHCLKYGLTANNVLGIEMVLITGEVLRLGGKHLDSEGYDLLGLMTGSEGLLGVVTEITVRILQKPETARAVMVGFPSSEQAGQCVADIIGAGIIPGGMEMMDRPAIRAAEDFVRVGYPLDVEALLIVELDGPPIEVDHLIGAVESIALKNGSTTCILSQSEEQRLAFWAGRKAAFPAVGRISPDYLCMDGTIPRKELPRVLSGMRELSEKYGLRVANVFHAGDGNLHPLILYDANIPGELEAAENFGADILRLCVKVGGVLTGEHGVGIEKRDLMPEMFNEIDLDQQMRVKCAFDAKHLLNPGKVFPQLRRCAELGRMHVHRGELAFPDLPRF
- a CDS encoding LysR family transcriptional regulator; protein product: MMSSLADMEIFARVVATGSMSAAARDLGLSPAVVSKRLGRLEERLGTRLLQRTTRQIALTEAGQGYHERVLAILSNIEEAEAFVARRSADARGTLKISAPTTFGRMHIAPYLVPFMRANSDLTVNMQLSDEMVDIVGDGYDLAIRIGELSDSTLVARRLAPVRRILAASPHYIAERGTPQTIEDLADHICLAPHNNDPWRLEGPKGPITIRPVGPLQTNSSEVVREAVLAGLGIAQRSTWDIGPELAEGRLVQVLPEYAASRNVAIHAVYPSKQFLPAKVRLFIDYLADLYGPVPYWESSSTPHDISK
- a CDS encoding FCD domain-containing protein, with the translated sequence MAETVFSRIHASRTADDVVHQIESLILEGVLRGGDRLPGERELARQLDISRPILRDALKRLENAGLLTSRHGGGTFVADVIGQVFSAPVVKLFAEHRKATTDYLEYRREIESVAAEYAALRATSADKALLAEIMTAMEDANSACDLVKGAQLDVEFHNAIGEAAHNIVLLHTLRSCYQLLKDGVFYNRSLIYSYPGVADMLLSQHRSIYDAVIAGNPQAAREAVQKHIRFVEQATNDRELNDERERVSQLRYRQRAGKDAKESYEL
- a CDS encoding metallophosphoesterase; this encodes MKTATFKEAKGPDGIRLYAMGDVHGRLDLLQDMHGLIHADIDRNPTHDWRIIHLGDYIDRGPDSKAVLDFLIHASAHDPRIISLIGNHDDGFVRYLTTGDTNGIFALHGGSDTARSYGVEVDYTDGASAAAGYKQLVDKVPQAHIDYIRSMPSSVTFGDFFFCHAGVNPAVSLDEQDRDDLMWIRTLFLKWTDPLEKVIIHGHTPQGAIDVQTNRVNLDTYAWKSGKLSAIVIDGLEKRFLEATGPAANPVI
- a CDS encoding type 1 glutamine amidotransferase; the protein is MSVLVVQNYPDSGLGQIEPILLEAGHTIDVRHAYNGDTLPTDDSEHEALIVLGGEQNALADGDYPYFPGLLNLIRAFGDQDKAVLGICLGSQLVARAYGGENILDRPMEFGWHEVRLTEQGESDPVLSAAGSAFPIFHWHRDTFSLPEGAIHMAISDMTVHQAYRIGRAVYGTQFHFEADTKLVVNWSETLSDTIARYDSNWAAELPVNLRQSGIAADKAGAALARAWVDLI
- a CDS encoding HlyD family secretion protein — its product is MKKLFAHSGRVFLTLVMVTMAGLLGWHLWDYYMNAPWTRDGKIRADVVRLAPDVSGLVSEVLVRDNQNIKQGDVIFRIDQARYKLALQQAEAKLASSKAALDMANRDLTRYRKLNDNTITQQKMEQIETTTMQAEATYRQAELDRDLASLNLERSSVKAPVNGVITNFSLQPGDYVTAGSPVTALVDTDSFYVSGYFEENKLERINIGDPVVIDVMGSKLKLKGQVEGIAGGIEDRERSDSTNLLANVSPTFNWVRLAQRVPVRVKLEDVPQGVHLVAGRTVSVSVIN
- a CDS encoding DUF1656 domain-containing protein, with protein sequence MRPEFDIYGIYLPSLAVLALGAYFANSLMQRLLARARFYRFVWHRPLFDAAMYFCILGASAVILNGIPL